A DNA window from Paenibacillus segetis contains the following coding sequences:
- a CDS encoding S-layer homology domain-containing protein has translation MSNTSYSFKENSHMKVIQGGEKKVMKKILSVALSTAMAFSMFASVAFGADTAKLTPQQQFDVLKDAGIVTGYPDGTAGLDKFITRAELAKIIVKSINLEPITGVATYKDKNYTASHWAAPYIEAATQAGILEGKNLEKKLFDPTGNVTVQELAKVLVSALKLEVPADTNNTATEWAKGYVEAAIKAGYLDAGLNYQANATRSQVIVAAHAVYEFNNFKVVKAEASDATHVKLTLSTGEVVDVVLEKALEANKATELTYKAADGRELKYTVTWVVTTATKVEKAAASNLKEVVVTFDGEVDQESAEEVANYSLRSGKLIDSVSLSEDKLTATILLAEGSVLSNNKVEAVSVSNIKAGDKTVSVKNLEFTTVDNVLPEVSSVKSLGTKSVKVVFSEPVNGVAQSNFKIDGKEFFGKVSVSANNRTVILTPFNTSALAVGEHKINVSGVKDFAGFVSLASTTDITVVEDKDAPTITEASATLESVTLTFSEDVDYDTVKVDNVYWKSSTDKIKAVSKKQLADNKVKFTFGPARSLPTGAVSIFVEGVKDYSGNEIAKDTSVVVTPEIDQTRPVVKKVTAESATQIKIVLSKEINAASAGVVANYIVKDKDGKAIAVKDAKLDPADLEHRTVLVNLYTKLSVSGDNTLTIQNLKDNTKLQNTILDYTGKVSLADKTAPKIDSKVVNTVDKRVVVTFDKKMDVESLASYSNYLVVIDNKVQSLTSDIAEITVLQDGQSVAIKFADSIGNKVTVLGSNVGAAGKTYITELRLLNLKDTNGNVLQEFADNSNTNFVDLKTSTVTGLAENVKLVDRKTVKVKFNAGIIAAGSYAFVSNTSNPITSVDVDSTSVVTIGFANDLQTNGGDLNFAVNLAYLTTTAGGPAGAGSFNVTSANVKDEVKPSVVLTANDNLLVSGNNVVVNLSEPVKATSNEVVAAELEITRNFDQKKLKAEVDYTVTGFTAGATTSTFTIELLDSSSREIDTYYTVSIKNSKFITDVADNELADFSVPTAVVTGTAAPAGLTGVNTGFTGANSGKITGLDATKNYEIKLESAPVSAYTAVPAGTEISGLAAGTYNVRIAAIAANPATGAPAIPASAAAKVTVGTAAPSDTEALAADVTSLVTAVTTVDPAAAITANITVSTPATGANGSVITWKANALAHTATTFVTPARTASSQTVTLEATITKGTEIPVVKTFTITIPAGAAAIDITVAP, from the coding sequence ATGAGTAACACGAGCTATTCATTTAAAGAAAACTCTCATATGAAAGTTATTCAAGGAGGAGAAAAAAAGGTTATGAAGAAAATTTTATCCGTAGCTTTGTCTACAGCAATGGCATTCTCAATGTTTGCATCTGTAGCATTCGGGGCTGATACAGCTAAGCTGACGCCTCAACAACAATTTGACGTATTGAAAGACGCTGGTATCGTTACTGGTTATCCAGATGGTACTGCTGGTCTTGACAAATTCATCACTCGCGCTGAATTGGCAAAAATCATCGTTAAATCGATCAATTTGGAACCAATCACTGGCGTAGCAACTTACAAAGACAAGAATTACACAGCTTCTCACTGGGCAGCTCCTTACATCGAAGCAGCAACTCAAGCTGGTATCCTTGAAGGTAAAAACCTTGAGAAAAAATTGTTCGATCCAACTGGTAACGTAACAGTTCAAGAATTGGCTAAAGTATTGGTTTCTGCATTGAAACTTGAAGTTCCAGCAGATACTAACAACACAGCTACTGAATGGGCTAAAGGTTATGTAGAAGCAGCTATCAAAGCTGGTTACCTAGATGCTGGATTGAACTATCAAGCTAACGCTACTCGTTCACAAGTGATCGTAGCAGCACACGCTGTTTATGAGTTCAACAACTTCAAAGTAGTTAAAGCTGAAGCTTCTGATGCAACTCACGTTAAATTGACTTTGTCCACTGGCGAAGTTGTTGACGTAGTTCTTGAGAAAGCTCTTGAAGCTAACAAAGCAACAGAACTTACTTACAAAGCTGCAGACGGTCGCGAACTTAAGTACACAGTTACTTGGGTAGTAACAACTGCAACTAAAGTTGAGAAAGCTGCTGCTTCCAACTTGAAAGAAGTAGTAGTTACATTTGATGGTGAAGTTGATCAAGAGTCTGCTGAAGAAGTAGCTAACTACTCCCTCAGATCTGGTAAATTGATTGATTCTGTATCTTTGAGTGAAGATAAACTTACAGCAACAATCTTATTGGCAGAAGGAAGTGTTCTTTCAAACAACAAGGTTGAAGCTGTTAGCGTTTCTAACATCAAAGCTGGAGATAAAACTGTTAGTGTTAAGAACCTTGAGTTCACAACGGTTGATAATGTTCTTCCAGAAGTTTCGAGTGTGAAATCTTTGGGTACAAAATCTGTTAAAGTTGTATTCAGCGAACCAGTAAATGGCGTAGCTCAAAGCAATTTTAAAATTGATGGAAAAGAATTCTTCGGTAAAGTATCAGTAAGTGCTAATAATAGAACAGTTATATTGACTCCGTTCAATACATCAGCTCTTGCAGTTGGCGAACATAAAATCAATGTAAGTGGTGTGAAAGATTTTGCAGGCTTCGTGTCTCTTGCTTCTACAACTGACATTACTGTAGTTGAAGACAAAGACGCTCCAACAATTACTGAAGCATCTGCTACATTGGAAAGTGTAACACTTACTTTCTCAGAAGATGTAGATTATGACACAGTAAAAGTTGATAACGTGTACTGGAAATCCAGCACTGATAAAATCAAAGCTGTAAGCAAAAAACAATTAGCTGACAATAAAGTGAAATTCACATTTGGCCCTGCTAGATCATTGCCAACTGGTGCGGTTTCAATCTTCGTTGAAGGTGTTAAAGATTATTCTGGTAACGAAATTGCTAAAGACACTTCTGTAGTAGTTACACCAGAAATCGACCAAACTCGTCCAGTAGTTAAGAAAGTAACTGCTGAAAGTGCAACTCAAATCAAAATCGTATTGTCTAAAGAGATTAACGCTGCTAGTGCTGGAGTAGTTGCTAACTACATTGTTAAAGATAAAGACGGTAAAGCGATTGCTGTAAAAGATGCAAAGCTTGATCCAGCTGATCTAGAACATAGAACTGTACTAGTTAATCTTTACACGAAGTTGTCTGTAAGTGGTGACAATACACTTACTATTCAAAACTTGAAAGATAACACTAAATTACAAAACACAATTCTAGATTACACAGGTAAAGTAAGTCTAGCTGACAAAACAGCTCCTAAAATCGACAGCAAAGTGGTTAACACTGTAGACAAACGCGTAGTTGTGACTTTTGACAAAAAGATGGATGTTGAATCTTTAGCTAGTTACTCTAACTACCTTGTTGTGATCGACAATAAAGTTCAATCACTTACTAGCGATATTGCTGAAATCACTGTATTGCAAGACGGTCAATCTGTTGCAATTAAATTTGCTGACAGCATCGGAAATAAAGTAACTGTATTGGGTTCCAATGTAGGTGCTGCTGGCAAAACTTATATTACAGAGCTTAGATTGTTAAATCTTAAAGATACTAACGGTAATGTATTGCAAGAGTTCGCCGACAACAGTAACACTAACTTTGTTGATCTAAAAACTAGCACTGTCACTGGATTGGCAGAAAATGTTAAGTTAGTTGATAGAAAAACTGTTAAAGTTAAATTCAATGCGGGTATCATTGCTGCTGGATCTTATGCATTTGTTTCCAACACATCTAACCCTATTACAAGTGTTGATGTAGATTCAACATCTGTTGTAACTATTGGATTTGCTAATGATCTTCAAACTAATGGTGGTGACCTTAACTTTGCTGTAAACTTAGCGTACTTGACAACAACTGCTGGTGGTCCAGCTGGCGCAGGTTCGTTTAATGTGACTTCAGCAAATGTTAAAGATGAAGTTAAACCATCAGTTGTTTTAACAGCAAATGATAATTTGCTAGTTAGTGGCAATAATGTTGTTGTTAACTTGTCCGAACCAGTAAAAGCTACAAGTAACGAAGTTGTAGCAGCTGAATTGGAAATCACACGTAACTTTGACCAAAAGAAATTGAAAGCAGAAGTTGACTATACTGTTACTGGATTCACTGCAGGTGCTACAACTAGTACATTTACAATTGAATTACTAGATAGCTCTAGCAGAGAAATTGATACTTACTATACTGTATCAATCAAGAACAGCAAATTCATTACAGACGTTGCTGACAATGAACTGGCTGACTTCTCTGTACCTACTGCAGTAGTAACTGGAACCGCAGCTCCAGCGGGTCTAACAGGTGTTAACACTGGTTTCACGGGTGCAAATTCTGGTAAGATCACAGGTCTAGATGCTACAAAAAATTATGAAATTAAACTAGAAAGTGCACCTGTATCTGCTTATACAGCAGTTCCTGCAGGTACTGAAATTAGTGGTCTAGCTGCTGGAACTTATAATGTTCGTATTGCAGCGATTGCAGCTAACCCTGCTACTGGCGCTCCAGCTATCCCTGCAAGTGCAGCTGCAAAAGTAACAGTTGGTACAGCAGCTCCTTCTGATACTGAAGCATTAGCAGCAGACGTAACAAGCTTAGTAACTGCTGTTACTACAGTTGATCCAGCTGCAGCAATCACTGCTAATATTACAGTTTCAACTCCTGCAACTGGTGCTAACGGATCTGTAATCACTTGGAAAGCAAATGCACTTGCACACACTGCAACTACATTTGTTACTCCAGCTAGAACTGCTTCTTCACAAACAGTTACTTTGGAAGCAACTATTACAAAAGGAACTGAAATACCAGTTGTAAAAACATTTACAATTACTATTCCAGCTGGTGCTGCTGCAATCGATATTACTGTAGCTCCTTAA